CTCAGGAGCGTTCCCCGGCTCCTCGATCAACCAGCCGTTGGCGACCAGCGTCTTGAGGCAGGGGTAGAGCGTGCCGTAGCTGAACGCACGGAACACACCCAGTGACGTATTGAGTCGTTTGCGCAGCTCGTAGCCGTGCATCGGGGACTCGCGGAGCAGACCGAGTACGGCGAACTCGAGGATCCCGGCACGCCGGCTCATGGTCGCCTCCTCTCGGTCTTCGGCTCGCTTATGTCGCTCTGATGTATCGACTCGATACATCACGACGATAGAACGGCCTTCCGCATGCGACAAGTGCGGAGACGGTGAACGGGATCACATCACCGATTCGTTGCAGGCAAGTTGCCTGATTTGGGGTGAACTTCGGGGCTAGGCGGGTTTTGACGGTGCGTAGTCTGTGCGGCATGCACACCACCGGGAACCGAGTGACGCCTGGGGGCGTCGTCGTCCTCGGTGCAGTACGGGTGAATGCGAAAGCGACCACATCCGTACTTCGGGGGGACCGGAAACCAGCAGCCGCCGTTTCCAGGCGCGCAAAGGTGCGCCTGCCCGAGGAGTAGTCGTTCGATGAGCGAGCACCGTCGCAAACCGCCGCAGCCGCAGGGAGGCGGACGTGCCGCGGCCCGACGCGGCCAGTCCGGCTCGTCCTCCGGCCGCCGTGCGGCACCGCGTGGCGCCACCGGATCTCCTTCCGACGCGTACGGGTCGGGTTCACACGAGTCGGGAGCAGAGGAGCGGCCGTACGGCGGCCGCGCCGACGCCCGCCGCGCGGCACAGAGAAACGGGGGCAGCCGGCGCAGAGCGCCCGAACCCACGGGCCGCGGCGCACGCCGCGGCTCCACCGGCCCTGGACGCGGCCGAGCCACCGCCTCCACCAAGAACCGGTTCATCGACTACCCGCGCGCCGGCAAGTACGGCTGGCAGCGCTGGGTGCCCTCCTGGAGACTCGTCTCCGGGCTCAGCCTCGCCTTCTTCGGCAGCCTGGTCGCCATCGCGGGCATCGGCTACGCCATGGTCGGCATCCCCGACGAGAACGCCGCGGCCAAGTCCGAGAACAACGTCTACTACTGGGCCGACGGCAGCCAGATGGTCGCCACCGGCAGCGGCGCGAACCGGCAGAACGTCGACATCGCGAAGATCCCCAAGGCCATGCAGTGGGCCGTGATCTCCGCGGAGAACAAGAGCTTCTACAGCGACTCCGGCGTCGACCCCATGGGCATCGCCCGGGCGCTCGCCAACATGGCGCGCGGCGGTGACACCCAGGGTGGTTCGACCATCACCCAGCAGTATGTGAAGAACACCTACCTGAGCCAGGAACAGACCGTCTCCCGCAAGTTCAAGGAGATGTTCATCTCCATAAAGGTGGGGACGAAGCTCACGAAGGACGACATCCTTCAGGGCTACCTGAACACCTCGTACTACGGTCGCGGTGCCTACGGCATCCAGGCCGCCGCGCAGACCTACTACGGCGAGGACGCCGAGGACCTCTCGGTGTCCCAGTGCGCCTTCCTGGCCGCGCTGCTCAAAGGCCCGACGTACTACGACCCGATCGACAACACGAGCATCGACCCGTCGGCCACCAAGGAGAAGAACCTCAAGCGTTCACAGGAACGCTGGAGCTGGATCCTTGAGCAGATGCACGACGACAAGCGCATCACGGACACCGAGTACGCGACGGCCGTGAAGAAGTACCCCATGCCCCAGGGCCTCAAGGCGACCAAGGGCATGACCGGCCAGATCAGCTACCTCGTCGACACGGCCAAGAAATACGTGCTGTCCCACTCGAAGATCTCGCGGGCCGACTTCGACAAGGGTGGGTACCAGATCTACACGACGTTCGAGAAGAGCAAGGTCAACGCGCTCTCGACGGCCGTCAAGAAGATCGAGAAGGAGAACATCGACCCGGACAAGCGCGAGAAGGACAAGCACGTCCAGTTCGGTGCGGCGTCGGTGCGGCCCAACGACGGTGCGATCGTCGCGATCTACGGTGGCGCGGGCTACGAGAACGACCACTTCAACAACAACGCGGACACCTCGGGTGTGCCCGTCGGTTCGACGTGGAAGCCGTTCGTCCTCGCGGCGGCCATGGAGTACGGGACGTACAAGGACCCGGATGTCGGTGTCTCGCCGCTGAGCAAGTACAACGGCAACGACCATCTGAAGGTCCGGAAGCCGGACGGCTCCTACTACCTGCGCAAGGACAACTCGACCTTCTATCAGGAGAACGAGAGCGACTATCCCTGGGGCTACATCAGTCTGCGCAAGGCGATGGAGCAGTCCATCAACACGCCGTTCGTGCAGCTCGGTGTGGATGTGGGGCTGGACAACGTCGCGAGTGTGGCGGAGAAGTCCGGCATTCTGAAGAGCACGTTCGCCGACATCAACCCGTCCTTCGCCCTCGGTACGTCCACCCCCAGCGCCATCCGCATGGCTGACGCCTACGCCACCTTCGCCGCGTCCGGCAAGCACGCGGACCCGTACTCGGTGACCGAGGTCAAGCACAACGGACAGCCGGAGCAGGGCTTCGACAAGCCGAAGGTCACCCTGGCGATGCCCGAGAACGTGGCGAACAACGTCACGGACACCCTCGAGAACGTGATCAAGAACGGTACGGGTAAGAACGCGCTGGCCCTGGGCCGTACGGCGGCCGGCAAGACCGGTACCACCGACAGCAACAAGTCGGCCTGGTTCGTCGGTTACACCCAGCAGCTCTCCACGTCGGTCGCGATGTTCCGAGAGGACCCGAAGAAGGGCAAGCTGCTGTCCATGAACGGCACGGCGGGTGTGGAGTCCATCCACGGTGGTGACATCCCGACGTCGATCTGGACCGAGTACATGAAGGCCGCTCTCAAGAACGACAGCGACACCGGCTTCCCGGACGCCGAGAAGATCGGTGAGATCCAGGACGAGGTGGGCGCACCGTCTCCGACGCCGTCCGTGACCGCGACGCCGAGCGAGACGGCCAGCCCGACGCCGAGCCCCACGCCCACGCCGACCCTGACCTCCCCCTCGCCCTCGCCGAGCGAGTCCTGCAAGTTCAGCTGGCAGTGCTCGGAGACGGGCGGTACGGACACCGGCGGCACGGACGGAGGCGTGACCTCCACACCGACAGCCACGGAGACAGACACCACCAGAGGCAACGGCAATGGAGGCATCTTCGGAGGATCGTCCGGTTAGCCTCCCTATCGCCCGCCGAGGGTGTTTCACGTGAAACATGGGCCGTCGCACCCACCAGGTGCGGCGGCCCTCGGCGTATTCCTAGGCAGGTACGGCAGGATGTGCCCCATGCCCAGTGCAGAATCCACGCAAGCGAGCGTGCACGAGCAGGACCCGGTGCAGCCGACCAGGGACGACGAGATCGCCGCGAGCGGCAGTGAGCTGATCGGTGGTCCCATCGGGCGGCGCGCCCTGCTCGGGACGTCCTGGTGGACTCCCGTGCGGGTCATCGCGCTTGTGGCGATCGGCATGTTCGCCCTCGGTCTGATCCAGAAGGCACCCTGCTACAACGGCGGCTGGTTCTTCGGCGCCAGCTCGCAGTACACGCACGCCTGCTACTCGGACATCCCGCACCTCTACGCGGGGCGCGGCTTCTCCGACGGGCTGGTGCCGTACTTCGACAAGCTCAACGGCGACATGGAGTACCTCGAATACCCGGTGCTGACCGGTGTGTTCATGGAAGTGGCAGCTTGGCTCACACCGGGCAGCGGCAGCATCCAGGACCAGGAACAGTGGTACTGGATGGTCAACGCCGGGATGCTGATGGCCTGCGCCGCCATCATCGCCGTCTGCGTGACCCGTACACACGCCCGGCGCCCCTGGGACGGTCTGCTGGTCGCCCTGGCCCCCGCCTTCGCGCTGACCGCCACCATCAACTGGGACCTCCTGGCGGTCTCCCTGACGGCCGCCGCGATGCTGATGTGGTCCCGGGGCCGTGCGCTCGCGTTCGGCGTCCTGCTGGGCCTCGCCACGGCCGCCAAGCTCTATCCCGTCTTCCTGCTCGGCCCGCTGTTCGTGCTGTGCTGGCGCGCCGGCAAGTGGCGGGACTTCGGGAAGGCGTTGGGCGGCGCCGCGGTCTCCTGGCTCGTCGTGAACCTTCCGGTGATGCTGCTCGCCTGGGACGGCTGGGCGAAGTTC
This DNA window, taken from Streptomyces sp. NBC_00663, encodes the following:
- a CDS encoding transglycosylase domain-containing protein, with the translated sequence MSEHRRKPPQPQGGGRAAARRGQSGSSSGRRAAPRGATGSPSDAYGSGSHESGAEERPYGGRADARRAAQRNGGSRRRAPEPTGRGARRGSTGPGRGRATASTKNRFIDYPRAGKYGWQRWVPSWRLVSGLSLAFFGSLVAIAGIGYAMVGIPDENAAAKSENNVYYWADGSQMVATGSGANRQNVDIAKIPKAMQWAVISAENKSFYSDSGVDPMGIARALANMARGGDTQGGSTITQQYVKNTYLSQEQTVSRKFKEMFISIKVGTKLTKDDILQGYLNTSYYGRGAYGIQAAAQTYYGEDAEDLSVSQCAFLAALLKGPTYYDPIDNTSIDPSATKEKNLKRSQERWSWILEQMHDDKRITDTEYATAVKKYPMPQGLKATKGMTGQISYLVDTAKKYVLSHSKISRADFDKGGYQIYTTFEKSKVNALSTAVKKIEKENIDPDKREKDKHVQFGAASVRPNDGAIVAIYGGAGYENDHFNNNADTSGVPVGSTWKPFVLAAAMEYGTYKDPDVGVSPLSKYNGNDHLKVRKPDGSYYLRKDNSTFYQENESDYPWGYISLRKAMEQSINTPFVQLGVDVGLDNVASVAEKSGILKSTFADINPSFALGTSTPSAIRMADAYATFAASGKHADPYSVTEVKHNGQPEQGFDKPKVTLAMPENVANNVTDTLENVIKNGTGKNALALGRTAAGKTGTTDSNKSAWFVGYTQQLSTSVAMFREDPKKGKLLSMNGTAGVESIHGGDIPTSIWTEYMKAALKNDSDTGFPDAEKIGEIQDEVGAPSPTPSVTATPSETASPTPSPTPTPTLTSPSPSPSESCKFSWQCSETGGTDTGGTDGGVTSTPTATETDTTRGNGNGGIFGGSSG
- a CDS encoding glycosyltransferase family 87 protein — its product is MPSAESTQASVHEQDPVQPTRDDEIAASGSELIGGPIGRRALLGTSWWTPVRVIALVAIGMFALGLIQKAPCYNGGWFFGASSQYTHACYSDIPHLYAGRGFSDGLVPYFDKLNGDMEYLEYPVLTGVFMEVAAWLTPGSGSIQDQEQWYWMVNAGMLMACAAIIAVCVTRTHARRPWDGLLVALAPAFALTATINWDLLAVSLTAAAMLMWSRGRALAFGVLLGLATAAKLYPVFLLGPLFVLCWRAGKWRDFGKALGGAAVSWLVVNLPVMLLAWDGWAKFYEFSQERGVDFGSFWLILAQNSSDPLSTDTVNTLATLLVLLCCVGIAALTLTAPRRPRFAQLAFLIVAAFILTNKVYSPQYVLWLVPLAVLARPKWRDFLIWQACEVAYFLGIWMYLAYTTSADAHKGLPQEGYHWAIGLHLLGTLYLCAVVVRDIWMPERDVVRRAGDDDPSGGVLDGAEDVFVLGPAAHPPRHAAHFGGPQVEWGDSAAPADRWGDQAAPSDRSL